A genome region from Actinomycetota bacterium includes the following:
- a CDS encoding type II CAAX endopeptidase family protein, with protein MENSTRKTWGTFDVIWSMSAVLGGIFMLQYIRFGASALGNSLYLTTSYLYIFFVVLVFTVVKYGNRLSDLGLKPLNPARALALAIGWWFAIRVVILVYSVVVTTIAERFGARPPAELTSRVPELFGSGAVGFLLACLVAVFIGPIVEEIYFRGFIYPAFKRALGPWPAMILSGAVFGVFHVNPWLIFPTGLMGVIMAYLYEKEGSLAAPFFLHALNNLVSVVIVYTLYVK; from the coding sequence TTGGAGAATAGCACCCGGAAGACATGGGGAACGTTCGACGTAATCTGGTCGATGTCAGCCGTGCTGGGCGGGATTTTTATGCTCCAATATATTCGGTTCGGCGCGTCGGCGCTAGGCAACTCCCTCTATCTCACTACAAGTTATCTCTACATATTCTTCGTCGTCCTCGTCTTCACGGTTGTCAAATATGGGAATCGTCTATCAGACCTGGGCTTAAAGCCGCTCAATCCGGCGCGGGCGCTTGCTTTGGCGATCGGTTGGTGGTTCGCGATCCGCGTTGTCATCCTCGTTTATTCGGTCGTTGTGACGACGATTGCCGAACGGTTCGGCGCCAGACCTCCGGCCGAACTGACCAGCCGCGTTCCCGAGCTATTCGGCTCCGGCGCCGTCGGCTTCTTGTTGGCTTGCCTGGTAGCCGTTTTTATCGGCCCCATAGTTGAAGAAATATACTTTCGCGGGTTTATATATCCGGCTTTCAAACGGGCATTAGGACCATGGCCGGCCATGATTCTAAGCGGCGCCGTCTTCGGTGTATTCCATGTCAATCCGTGGCTGATTTTCCCGACTGGCCTGATGGGTGTAATTATGGCGTATCTCTACGAAAAGGAAGGATCCTTGGCCGCCCCGTTTTTTCTGCACGCGTTGAACAACCTAGTGTCGGTTGTTATCGTGTATACTCTCTATGTAAAGTGA
- a CDS encoding DJ-1/PfpI family protein: MSKRVLMVVAHETFRDEEYEKPRRVLESGGVEVTVASSSLGEATGRFGLKAPIDILVKEAVEADYDAIIYVGGGGAREFFDDPAAHKLARDFNSAGKVIAAICIGPHTPAAAGVLVGKRATCFPSEKDALTRYGAEYTGAPVEVDGNVITADGPEAAEEFGKAVLGAIT, translated from the coding sequence GTGTCTAAAAGGGTTCTAATGGTCGTGGCTCATGAAACATTCAGGGACGAGGAGTACGAGAAGCCGCGCCGCGTTCTAGAGTCGGGAGGCGTTGAAGTAACCGTTGCCAGTTCTTCGTTAGGCGAGGCAACAGGGAGGTTCGGCCTCAAAGCCCCGATCGACATACTGGTCAAGGAGGCCGTTGAGGCCGATTATGACGCGATTATCTATGTCGGCGGCGGCGGCGCCAGGGAGTTCTTTGACGACCCGGCAGCCCATAAACTAGCGCGAGATTTCAATTCGGCCGGCAAAGTCATAGCCGCAATTTGTATCGGCCCGCATACTCCGGCTGCGGCCGGTGTTCTGGTAGGCAAGCGCGCGACATGTTTTCCCAGCGAGAAAGACGCTCTGACAAGATACGGCGCAGAGTATACGGGAGCGCCCGTCGAGGTTGACGGCAATGTGATAACCGCCGACGGACCGGAAGCGGCTGAAGAATTCGGAAAAGCGGTGCTGGGGGCGATAACCTGA
- a CDS encoding DUF6485 family protein: MECKKDTNIAGCNCSYPGCERHGVCCDCVRYHRKREELPACFFTDAVEREYDRSIERFIKENS, translated from the coding sequence ATGGAGTGTAAAAAAGACACGAACATAGCGGGCTGTAACTGTTCTTATCCGGGATGCGAGCGCCACGGAGTTTGCTGCGATTGTGTAAGGTATCATCGCAAACGGGAAGAACTTCCCGCTTGTTTCTTCACTGACGCGGTGGAACGCGAATATGACCGCTCGATAGAACGGTTCATCAAGGAAAACTCATAG
- a CDS encoding NIL domain-containing protein, with amino-acid sequence MVTKRLVLHFPHRLVDRPIVYKLIKDYDLVMNILKASITPNEEGFMVIELQGEKDKFAEGIKYLEESGVVIDPIGRDVKRNDERCTSCGACVTICPTDALTYEPVTRQVVFNDEKCIACEICVKTCPLGAMEVHF; translated from the coding sequence ATGGTTACAAAACGACTTGTCCTGCATTTTCCGCACCGTCTTGTTGACAGACCGATCGTATACAAGCTGATCAAAGACTATGACCTGGTCATGAACATCCTAAAAGCCTCGATCACGCCGAACGAAGAAGGATTTATGGTCATCGAGCTTCAAGGTGAGAAAGACAAATTCGCCGAGGGTATTAAGTATCTGGAAGAGTCGGGTGTAGTAATCGATCCGATTGGCCGGGACGTTAAGCGCAATGACGAACGCTGCACTTCCTGCGGCGCTTGCGTGACGATTTGTCCAACCGACGCGTTGACTTACGAACCGGTGACTCGTCAAGTTGTTTTCAACGATGAAAAATGTATCGCTTGTGAGATCTGCGTCAAGACGTGTCCGCTGGGCGCGATGGAGGTGCATTTTTAA
- a CDS encoding LysE family transporter produces MFLEVLSYIIAGFGLGLATAVIPGPIFVLLIVETLKYGWRAGAAVAAGPVLVDAFVMLPMALILQGLLTSKPLQVTFALAGMVFLLYLGGNMIMSALGGGELEDLRGVTAVSPALSFKRALTAQLLSPMAYAFWATAGAVLVRKAFENGGLISAIVFPAAFWVGTLTVAIILIGTTAAGRDTLKSGVYRAVVAIGGVAMAGFGVYIAARVVFE; encoded by the coding sequence ATGTTCCTTGAGGTTTTATCGTACATTATTGCCGGCTTCGGGCTCGGGCTGGCCACAGCCGTTATTCCCGGCCCCATCTTTGTGCTCCTGATCGTAGAGACCCTGAAATACGGCTGGCGCGCAGGAGCCGCCGTTGCGGCCGGCCCGGTGCTCGTAGACGCTTTTGTTATGCTTCCCATGGCTTTGATCCTTCAAGGACTGCTGACATCCAAGCCCCTTCAGGTAACTTTTGCTTTGGCCGGTATGGTTTTTCTGCTCTATCTGGGCGGAAATATGATAATGTCCGCGCTGGGCGGCGGTGAACTTGAGGATTTGCGCGGGGTTACTGCGGTCAGCCCGGCGCTGTCGTTCAAACGCGCCCTGACAGCGCAATTGTTAAGCCCGATGGCGTACGCCTTTTGGGCAACGGCTGGGGCGGTATTGGTCAGAAAGGCGTTCGAGAACGGCGGCCTGATATCAGCTATAGTATTTCCGGCCGCTTTTTGGGTGGGAACATTGACCGTCGCCATTATTCTGATTGGCACGACGGCCGCTGGAAGAGATACTCTTAAGAGCGGCGTCTACCGGGCGGTTGTCGCGATCGGCGGCGTAGCGATGGCAGGATTCGGAGTCTATATCGCCGCCCGCGTCGTCTTTGAATGA
- the gatC gene encoding Asp-tRNA(Asn)/Glu-tRNA(Gln) amidotransferase subunit GatC, translating to MADNISKKDVEHVALLARLELSEEEKEIYTRQLGQILEHAAKIQKLNTAKIPPTAHIAPLNNVLRDDKVGKCLSNEEAMSNAPKQEDGGFVVPKIV from the coding sequence TTGGCAGATAACATTTCGAAAAAAGACGTTGAACACGTAGCCCTCCTGGCGCGCCTGGAGCTTTCCGAAGAAGAAAAAGAGATCTACACCAGGCAGCTGGGGCAGATTTTGGAGCACGCGGCGAAAATCCAGAAACTGAACACGGCCAAGATCCCGCCGACCGCGCATATCGCGCCGCTAAACAATGTTTTGCGGGACGACAAGGTGGGTAAGTGTCTCTCGAACGAGGAAGCCATGTCCAACGCGCCCAAGCAAGAAGACGGCGGTTTCGTCGTCCCGAAAATCGTCTGA
- a CDS encoding UPF0280 family protein, which produces MIYEPRWYRESMKTPGLVSREVVVRETDLFVVGETDLSGAARRAVSEARRDIESFIAAHSLFAKTHKPYSVPESAPDIVKRMSAAGAAAGVGPMAAVAGAIAEFVGRACLNESPQVIVENGGDVFIVTKAPRRMAVYAGESPLSEQLVLVIQPDQTPLGVCTSSGTVGHSLSFGAADAAVAISPDAALADAWATQLGNLVHTQDDLEEAIEAAKNAAGLTGAIIIKEDKMAAWGDIELEPLK; this is translated from the coding sequence TTGATATACGAACCCAGATGGTACAGGGAATCCATGAAGACGCCGGGTCTGGTCTCACGCGAGGTTGTCGTGAGGGAGACCGATCTGTTTGTGGTTGGCGAGACAGACTTAAGCGGCGCGGCTAGGAGAGCCGTTAGCGAGGCGAGAAGGGATATCGAGAGTTTCATCGCCGCGCACTCGCTTTTTGCCAAAACTCATAAACCTTATAGCGTCCCGGAGTCGGCGCCGGATATCGTAAAGCGCATGTCGGCTGCCGGAGCCGCCGCCGGCGTCGGTCCGATGGCCGCGGTCGCAGGAGCGATAGCCGAGTTTGTCGGCCGGGCCTGCCTAAACGAAAGCCCTCAGGTAATCGTGGAGAACGGCGGCGATGTCTTTATCGTGACAAAAGCGCCGCGGCGAATGGCTGTCTACGCGGGAGAATCGCCGCTTAGCGAACAACTGGTTCTGGTAATCCAACCCGACCAGACGCCTCTCGGCGTTTGCACGTCTTCCGGCACCGTCGGCCACAGCTTAAGCTTCGGCGCGGCCGACGCCGCGGTAGCCATATCCCCCGACGCCGCTCTGGCCGACGCCTGGGCAACCCAATTGGGCAACCTGGTCCATACTCAAGACGACCTGGAAGAAGCCATTGAGGCGGCTAAAAACGCCGCCGGTTTGACAGGCGCGATCATCATTAAAGAAGATAAAATGGCTGCCTGGGGAGACATAGAACTCGAACCCCTAAAATAG
- the ligA gene encoding NAD-dependent DNA ligase LigA, with the protein MPNPADRIKKLTEILNHHNYRYYVLDEPEVADVEYDRLMRELIALEEEHPDLVRPDSPTQRIGAPPAEGFQSVKHLAKMYSLADAFDFDELDAFFDRVAKTLDGEKVSYVCELKVDGAAIALTYRDGLYARGATRGDGETGEDISGNIKTIRSIPMRLNPNESPAVIEVRGEAFLSKDQFGKLNKERAEAEQPLFANPRNAAAGTLRQMDPKVTASRELDAIFYAIGYVEGRSFQAHWDVLQFLKEAGFKIMPQAKRIASSDEVREFITEWGDKRESLPYEIDGIVIKVDDFDQQEHLGYTSKAPKWAIAYKYPAEQQVTKLIDIAVSIGRTGALTPTAVLEPVHIAGSTVSRATLHNEDEIKRKGLLIGDYVVVQKAGDVIPEIVAPVVSRRTGGEKEFKMPDHCVVCGAVAVRPEGEAVTRCTNIACPAQALRRIGHFASRGAMDIEGFGEVVATELYNLGLVKDVSDIYYVKRDELLKIGHFADKAAANLSDAIGKSKSKPLSSLLFGLGIRHVGSHVADVLTRRYATIDEIAGASEDELTAIPEVGPQIADSITTFFRQPENLRVIERLKQAGLNMREEREKVQQTLAGKTFVLTGGLESLTRERATELIERLGGRVSSSVSAKTDYVVAGENPGSKLDKARSLSVPVIGESELKELLGE; encoded by the coding sequence ATGCCAAATCCCGCGGATAGAATCAAGAAGCTCACTGAAATATTGAATCATCACAATTACCGGTATTACGTGTTGGACGAACCCGAAGTGGCCGACGTGGAATACGACCGGTTGATGCGGGAGCTCATCGCCCTGGAAGAGGAACATCCTGATTTAGTGCGACCCGATAGCCCGACGCAAAGGATCGGGGCGCCGCCGGCCGAGGGATTCCAGTCGGTCAAACACCTGGCAAAGATGTACTCTCTGGCCGACGCTTTTGACTTCGACGAGTTAGACGCGTTCTTTGACCGCGTGGCAAAGACGCTGGACGGGGAGAAAGTCTCTTACGTTTGTGAGCTGAAAGTCGACGGGGCGGCCATCGCCTTGACCTACCGCGACGGACTCTACGCCCGCGGCGCGACGCGGGGAGACGGCGAGACGGGAGAAGACATCTCCGGCAACATCAAGACCATACGATCGATACCGATGCGGCTCAATCCAAACGAATCGCCGGCGGTCATTGAAGTTCGTGGCGAAGCCTTCCTTTCAAAAGACCAGTTCGGCAAGTTGAACAAGGAGCGGGCCGAGGCGGAACAGCCGCTGTTTGCCAATCCGCGCAACGCGGCGGCCGGGACTCTTCGCCAGATGGACCCAAAGGTAACGGCCTCGCGAGAACTGGATGCCATCTTCTACGCCATCGGCTATGTAGAAGGCCGTTCTTTCCAGGCCCACTGGGATGTTCTTCAGTTTCTCAAGGAAGCCGGTTTCAAGATCATGCCGCAGGCAAAGCGGATTGCCTCGTCAGACGAAGTAAGGGAATTCATCACCGAATGGGGCGACAAACGGGAGAGCCTGCCTTATGAGATCGACGGAATCGTGATTAAAGTTGACGATTTTGATCAGCAAGAACATCTTGGCTACACCAGCAAGGCCCCGAAATGGGCAATTGCCTATAAATATCCGGCGGAACAACAAGTCACCAAGCTTATCGATATCGCCGTCAGCATCGGCCGGACAGGCGCTCTGACGCCGACGGCGGTGCTTGAACCGGTGCATATTGCCGGCAGCACGGTCAGCCGGGCAACGCTCCACAACGAAGACGAGATTAAGCGGAAAGGCCTGCTCATCGGCGATTATGTGGTGGTACAGAAAGCGGGAGACGTTATTCCTGAAATTGTGGCGCCGGTCGTAAGCCGCCGGACCGGCGGGGAAAAAGAATTTAAGATGCCCGACCACTGTGTTGTCTGTGGAGCGGTCGCGGTCAGACCGGAAGGCGAGGCGGTAACTCGATGCACCAATATTGCCTGCCCGGCGCAAGCTTTGCGGCGGATCGGGCATTTTGCCAGCCGGGGCGCGATGGACATAGAGGGCTTCGGAGAGGTCGTAGCGACAGAGTTGTATAACCTTGGCCTGGTCAAAGACGTAAGTGACATTTACTATGTTAAACGGGACGAGCTTTTAAAGATCGGCCATTTCGCTGATAAAGCGGCGGCCAACTTATCCGATGCCATTGGCAAGTCAAAATCGAAACCGCTGTCCAGCCTCCTGTTCGGTTTGGGAATACGACACGTCGGCAGTCACGTGGCCGACGTGCTGACGAGGCGATATGCGACTATTGACGAGATCGCCGGCGCCTCTGAAGACGAGCTGACGGCGATTCCTGAAGTCGGTCCCCAGATAGCCGACAGCATCACTACTTTCTTCCGGCAACCGGAAAACCTTCGGGTCATCGAGCGCCTAAAGCAAGCAGGTCTGAACATGCGTGAAGAACGGGAGAAAGTTCAGCAGACATTGGCCGGAAAGACATTTGTCCTCACTGGCGGATTGGAATCTCTCACGCGCGAGCGGGCAACCGAATTGATAGAACGTTTGGGCGGCCGGGTGTCTTCCAGCGTGAGCGCCAAAACAGACTATGTGGTCGCGGGGGAAAATCCCGGCAGTAAGCTGGACAAGGCACGGTCTTTATCGGTCCCTGTTATCGGTGAAAGCGAACTCAAGGAACTACTTGGAGAATAG
- a CDS encoding homocysteine biosynthesis protein, with protein sequence MAITKTYEEINAKIKRGQAVVVTAEEIIDVIKEKGVDKTLKEVDVVTTGTFGPMCSSGAFLNVGHPTPRIKIQHATLNDVPAYGGIAAVDLFIGATELPADDPLNRVHPGDFKYGGGHVIEDLVAGKDVALKATGYGTDCYPRKKLETLINIKDINEAILMNIRNGYQNYNCAVNLSDKIIYTYMGVLKAQLGNAHYSTSGQLSPLFNDPLYKIIGIGTRIFLGGGEGYVVWQGTQHNPKVARTDKGAPKGGAGTLSVLGDLKKMKPQWLRGTSFQGYGATLTVGLGVPIPLLNEEILEYVAVKDADLVTQIIDYSYDYPNGISRSLGEVTYAQLRSGEIEVEGKKVPTASVSSYFKAREIAEELKAWIKAGQFELGRPVQLLPGPDTADTIKPLRERKLTEEG encoded by the coding sequence ATGGCTATTACGAAAACATACGAAGAGATTAACGCGAAGATTAAACGCGGTCAGGCTGTTGTCGTTACGGCTGAGGAAATCATCGACGTCATTAAGGAAAAGGGCGTCGATAAGACGTTAAAGGAAGTCGACGTCGTGACGACCGGAACGTTTGGCCCGATGTGTTCGTCGGGGGCGTTTCTTAACGTCGGACACCCGACGCCGCGGATCAAGATTCAGCACGCGACCTTGAACGACGTCCCCGCATACGGCGGAATCGCGGCGGTTGACTTGTTCATCGGCGCGACCGAGCTGCCGGCCGACGATCCTTTGAATCGCGTTCACCCTGGTGACTTCAAGTATGGCGGAGGCCACGTCATCGAGGACCTGGTCGCGGGGAAAGACGTAGCGCTGAAGGCGACGGGGTATGGCACTGACTGCTATCCGCGCAAGAAGCTTGAGACTCTGATAAACATCAAAGACATTAACGAGGCGATCCTGATGAACATCAGGAACGGTTATCAGAACTACAACTGTGCTGTCAACCTATCCGACAAGATAATATACACGTACATGGGTGTTCTGAAGGCGCAGCTCGGCAACGCGCACTATAGCACGTCCGGCCAGCTATCGCCGCTTTTCAACGACCCTCTATATAAGATAATCGGCATAGGCACGCGCATTTTCTTAGGCGGCGGCGAAGGCTACGTGGTTTGGCAAGGGACGCAGCATAATCCCAAAGTAGCCCGGACAGATAAGGGGGCTCCAAAGGGAGGCGCCGGCACGCTGTCCGTCCTCGGTGATTTGAAGAAGATGAAACCACAATGGCTGCGCGGCACCTCGTTCCAGGGCTACGGAGCGACTCTAACGGTAGGCTTGGGCGTGCCGATTCCTCTGTTAAACGAGGAAATCCTGGAGTATGTGGCCGTGAAGGACGCCGATCTGGTTACCCAGATCATCGACTACTCGTATGACTATCCCAACGGGATCAGCCGCTCGCTCGGCGAGGTCACCTACGCCCAGCTGAGGAGCGGAGAGATCGAGGTCGAGGGCAAGAAGGTCCCGACGGCCAGCGTCAGTTCATACTTCAAGGCCAGGGAAATCGCCGAAGAGCTGAAGGCCTGGATAAAGGCGGGGCAGTTTGAGCTGGGACGACCGGTCCAATTACTGCCAGGGCCGGATACGGCCGATACGATCAAGCCTCTGCGCGAGCGCAAGCTGACGGAGGAAGGATAA
- a CDS encoding methionine synthase, with amino-acid sequence MSAGRDGGAFLINYPFKPHGLATAIGSFPYHDARKALDLIFKYIPGAPCWPQLPQRAPEEDMIAQFIEGLPGVVWIGKERRLFFNTEGPVFDEGIVHFYEKYLAFTDDNNADLLEEFAITQKHSAGFYAYQEKLWFTDDMEPIKYLKGHVTGPVTFGLGLPDQTGKASFYSEQLRDMIVKNLAMKARWQIDRLSEFGKKCIIFIDEPVLASFGSSAMISVSREQVVKSLTEVVEAIHAAEGIAGIHCCGNTDWSMVLETPADILSLDAYAYGESLFLYPDELRAFILRGGTIAWGMVPTSEQATTESAEALVFRYEGFLNQMATLGFSQETLRVATMFTPSCGTGSLSEDLTESVLATLSAVSHQFTGS; translated from the coding sequence GTGTCCGCTGGGCGCGATGGAGGTGCATTTTTAATCAACTACCCGTTTAAGCCGCACGGGCTGGCAACCGCGATAGGGAGTTTTCCTTACCACGACGCTCGTAAGGCTCTTGACCTGATATTTAAATACATACCGGGCGCGCCGTGCTGGCCGCAGCTGCCGCAGCGAGCGCCGGAAGAAGACATGATCGCCCAGTTTATCGAGGGCTTGCCCGGCGTTGTCTGGATCGGCAAAGAGCGCCGGCTGTTTTTCAACACCGAAGGCCCGGTTTTTGACGAGGGCATTGTGCACTTCTATGAAAAGTACCTGGCCTTCACTGACGACAACAACGCGGACCTTCTGGAAGAGTTCGCGATAACCCAGAAGCACTCCGCGGGCTTTTACGCTTACCAAGAGAAGCTTTGGTTCACCGACGACATGGAACCGATCAAGTATTTAAAAGGCCACGTAACGGGTCCGGTAACGTTTGGGTTGGGTCTTCCGGATCAGACTGGTAAAGCGTCTTTCTATAGCGAACAACTGCGCGATATGATTGTCAAGAATCTGGCGATGAAAGCCAGGTGGCAGATCGATAGACTATCCGAATTCGGCAAGAAATGCATCATCTTCATTGATGAACCGGTTCTGGCTTCATTCGGCTCGTCAGCAATGATCAGCGTGTCCAGGGAGCAGGTTGTTAAGAGCTTGACCGAAGTGGTAGAGGCCATTCACGCCGCCGAAGGCATAGCCGGAATACACTGCTGCGGCAACACCGACTGGTCTATGGTGTTGGAAACACCGGCGGATATCTTAAGTCTGGACGCCTATGCTTACGGTGAAAGTCTGTTTCTGTATCCGGACGAACTGAGAGCGTTTATCCTTCGTGGCGGAACGATTGCCTGGGGGATGGTTCCGACCAGCGAGCAGGCTACAACGGAAAGCGCGGAGGCGTTGGTCTTCCGCTACGAGGGTTTCCTAAACCAAATGGCTACCTTAGGTTTTTCTCAGGAAACGTTACGCGTGGCGACGATGTTTACCCCAAGCTGTGGGACGGGCTCGCTTAGCGAGGACCTAACGGAGAGTGTGCTGGCCACGCTTAGCGCGGTATCGCATCAGTTTACAGGGAGCTAG
- the gatA gene encoding Asp-tRNA(Asn)/Glu-tRNA(Gln) amidotransferase subunit GatA, with protein sequence MEFFEYTSHEVQKLLTAKEVSAVDVAKSVYDRIAEVEPDVHAYVTLTEEMALAEAKAIDKKRSAGEKLGPLAGVPVAVKDNMATKSVLTTCSSRILSNHFPVYNGTVVQKLYDAGIVMTGKTNMDEFAMGSSTETSYFGTTRNPWNTDTVPGGSSGGSAAAVAADEAIMGIGSDTGGSIRQPASLCGVVGLKPTYGLVSRYGLFAFASSLDQIGPITKDVTDCAIMLNVIAGYDERDSTSVRTNIPDYTKSLKTDIKGLKVGLVKELMGEGIQPEVKEAVSKAVELMASLGAEVSEVTLPNAEYALSAYYLIAPAEASSNLARYDGVRYGHRTTRDVEDMVDMYMKTRAEGFGAEVKRRIMLGTYALSAGYYEAYYGQAQKIRTLIINDFANAFEGVDVVVSPTSPTVAFKIGEKTDNPLQMYLSDVCTIPVNLAGLPGISLPCGLSGGLPIGLQIIGKPFDEATLLRASFAFEQAYQFKEKPPMGSGL encoded by the coding sequence ATGGAATTCTTCGAGTATACCAGCCACGAAGTGCAGAAACTCTTAACCGCGAAGGAAGTCTCCGCGGTGGATGTCGCCAAATCGGTTTATGACAGGATAGCCGAGGTCGAACCCGACGTACACGCCTACGTGACCTTGACCGAAGAGATGGCCTTGGCCGAGGCCAAGGCCATTGACAAGAAAAGGTCGGCCGGCGAGAAACTCGGTCCTCTGGCCGGCGTCCCTGTCGCCGTCAAAGACAATATGGCGACCAAGAGTGTCCTGACGACTTGCTCATCCCGTATCCTAAGCAATCATTTCCCGGTCTACAACGGAACCGTGGTCCAGAAATTGTACGACGCGGGCATCGTGATGACCGGCAAAACCAACATGGACGAGTTCGCCATGGGCAGTTCGACTGAGACTTCGTATTTCGGAACGACCAGGAATCCATGGAATACTGATACCGTACCGGGCGGCAGCAGCGGCGGCAGCGCGGCGGCTGTGGCGGCGGACGAAGCCATTATGGGCATCGGCTCCGACACCGGCGGTAGTATTCGCCAACCGGCCTCGCTGTGCGGCGTGGTCGGCTTGAAGCCGACCTACGGCCTGGTCTCGCGTTATGGCCTTTTCGCTTTCGCGAGTTCGCTTGATCAAATAGGTCCGATCACTAAGGATGTTACCGACTGCGCGATCATGCTGAATGTAATCGCGGGCTACGACGAAAGGGATTCGACTTCGGTCAGGACGAACATCCCCGACTATACGAAATCGCTAAAGACAGATATTAAGGGACTTAAGGTCGGCCTCGTCAAGGAACTTATGGGCGAAGGTATCCAACCGGAGGTCAAGGAGGCGGTTTCCAAAGCGGTAGAGCTGATGGCCTCATTGGGCGCGGAGGTCAGCGAGGTGACTTTGCCCAACGCGGAATACGCCTTAAGCGCCTATTACCTGATCGCTCCGGCCGAGGCCAGCTCCAACCTGGCGCGATACGACGGCGTCAGGTATGGCCACCGGACCACGCGCGACGTCGAGGATATGGTCGACATGTACATGAAAACGCGCGCGGAAGGGTTCGGCGCCGAGGTAAAACGCCGCATCATGCTGGGCACCTATGCCTTAAGCGCCGGCTATTATGAGGCCTATTACGGCCAGGCGCAAAAAATCCGCACCCTGATTATCAACGACTTCGCCAACGCTTTCGAAGGTGTTGACGTGGTCGTTTCGCCTACCAGCCCGACCGTCGCCTTTAAAATAGGCGAGAAAACCGATAATCCCCTGCAGATGTATCTGTCGGACGTCTGCACTATCCCGGTCAACCTAGCCGGTTTGCCCGGTATCAGTTTGCCGTGCGGTTTATCCGGAGGATTGCCGATAGGGCTACAGATCATCGGCAAGCCTTTCGACGAGGCGACGTTGCTGCGGGCGTCGTTTGCCTTTGAGCAGGCCTACCAGTTCAAAGAAAAACCACCTATGGGGTCAGGCCTATGA
- a CDS encoding cysteine synthase family protein codes for MPPEPKPVVTDTIGKTPLVKINALFNKPGVSIYAKLEGHNPGGSVKDRIAATMIDEAERAGLLKIGITILEPTSGNTGIGLAMVAAVKGYKLKIIMPDSMSLERRKILKAFGAELFLTPGDLGMTGAIETAEEMSKDPAYYMPNQFANPANVKAHYEGTGPELLNQLGKIDVFVAGIGTGGTVTGVGRRFKQDSPATKIIAVEPGSGTKIQGLKCLSDGYVPPIIDFTVIDEKVPITDEEAFAFAKRLMKEEGLSVGISSGAAMAEAVRQAEKLEQGTVAVILPDRADRYVSTELFD; via the coding sequence ATGCCGCCTGAACCAAAACCGGTTGTGACAGACACAATCGGGAAAACACCGTTAGTCAAGATAAACGCTCTATTTAATAAACCCGGCGTCAGCATCTACGCCAAACTGGAGGGCCATAATCCCGGCGGCAGCGTCAAGGACCGCATCGCCGCTACGATGATCGATGAGGCCGAACGAGCCGGGTTGCTAAAGATCGGGATTACCATACTGGAGCCGACCAGCGGCAATACAGGCATCGGTCTAGCCATGGTCGCGGCTGTTAAGGGCTATAAGCTGAAGATAATCATGCCTGATAGCATGAGCCTGGAGCGGCGGAAGATTCTCAAGGCTTTTGGCGCGGAGCTTTTCTTGACGCCTGGCGACCTGGGGATGACCGGGGCGATCGAGACGGCGGAAGAGATGTCGAAAGACCCCGCTTATTACATGCCGAACCAGTTCGCCAACCCGGCCAACGTCAAGGCTCATTACGAGGGGACAGGGCCAGAGCTTCTGAATCAACTGGGTAAGATAGATGTGTTTGTAGCCGGAATCGGAACCGGAGGGACGGTTACGGGAGTCGGCCGGCGGTTTAAGCAAGACAGCCCAGCGACGAAGATCATTGCCGTAGAGCCCGGGTCAGGCACGAAGATTCAAGGGCTGAAATGCTTGAGCGACGGATACGTGCCGCCCATTATTGATTTCACGGTGATAGACGAGAAGGTGCCCATTACCGACGAGGAAGCGTTCGCGTTTGCCAAACGTCTGATGAAAGAGGAAGGATTATCCGTCGGCATTTCCTCGGGAGCGGCGATGGCTGAAGCCGTCCGGCAGGCGGAGAAGCTGGAACAAGGAACTGTCGCCGTTATCCTGCCTGATCGGGCCGACCGGTACGTCAGCACCGAGTTATTCGACTAG